From Pagrus major chromosome 6, Pma_NU_1.0, one genomic window encodes:
- the tmem51b gene encoding transmembrane protein 51b, with protein sequence MCSSRGLCGGSDRPNRSSSSEGTGSGAHYALCALGVGLVALGIVMIVWTVIPMDGENNSGNSTTLGADDNDDGGGTDTTRSSTVAMVLVGVGAALLLLSICLGVRNKRNARNRSNQPAAAGGLLMDHVAGQEAESAVDPTTFTVPSYEEVVGTGDYPVRNSNLRQSTSQLPSYEDIIAAVENEGAEPTNNPTEDTPLNDQTPAPTQPTAEPQADPPGLRSNPSLPGRSTSRASRLLRPLRVRRIKSDKLHLKDFRLQIRTPTQNPVTIEPITPPPQYDNKMPELQPGSVSVPDE encoded by the exons AGAGGGCACCGGCTCGGGCGCTCACTATGCCCTGTGCGCTCTGGGAGTGGGACTCGTCGCCCTGGGTATTGTCATGATCGTGTGGACTGTGATACCAATGGATGGAGAGAACAACTCAGGCAACTCCACCACATTGGGGGCCGATGATAATGACGACGGCGGCGGCACAGACACCACAAGGTCTTCGACAGTGGCGATGGTGCTGGTTGGAGTCGGAGCAGCCTTGTTGCTTTTATCAATTTGCCTAGGCGTGAGGAACAAGAGGAACGCACGCAACAGAAGTAACCAGCCAGCGGCAGCAGGAGGCCTGCTCATGGACCATGTGGCGGGGCAGGAGGCAGAATC AGCTGTAGACCCGACCACATTCACTGTGCCGAGCTACGAGGAGGTCGTCGGCACCGGCGACTACCCTGTCCGCAACAGCAACCTTCGCCAAAGCACCTCCCAGCTGCCGTCCTACGAGGACATCATAGCTGCTGTGGAAAACGAGGGAGCAGAGCCCACCAACAACCCCACTGAGGACACCCCTCTGAACGATCAGACACCAGCTCCCACTCAACCCACCGCAGAGCCCCAGGCCGACCCACCTGGCCTGAGATCAAACCCGAGCCTGCCCGGCCGTAGCACCAGCCGGGCCAGCCGCTTACTGCGGCCCCTCCGGGTGAGGAGGATCAAGTCAGACAAACTGCACCTGAAGGACTTCCGCCTCCAAATCCGCACCCCCACACAGAATCCAGTGACCATCGAGCCCATCACTCCACCGCCGCAGTATGACAATAAGATGCCTGAGTTACAGCCGGGTAGTGTCTCTGTTCCAGATGAATAA